In a single window of the Elaeis guineensis isolate ETL-2024a chromosome 8, EG11, whole genome shotgun sequence genome:
- the LOC105050693 gene encoding transmembrane 9 superfamily member 11 — protein MMGFAARSGAKMGIISRFRLWILLFLLFFLSGEGFYLPGSYPHKYMVGDTLSVKVNSLTSIDTEIPFSYYSLPFCKPQEGIKDSAENLGELLMGDRIENSPYRFKMFTNESDILLCRTGPLSTQDFNLLKKRIDEMYQINLILDNLPAIRYTNKGDYVLRWTGYPVGIRAGDAYYVFNHLKFTVLVHKYEETNVAKVMGTGDASAAIPSLDKSGSGSPGWMVVGFEVVPCSFQHDSESIKNLKMYDKYPAKIQCDSTTVAMSMKEKQPIVFTYEVSFVESDIKWPSRWDAYLKMEGAKVHWFSILNSLMVIAFLAGIVLVIFLRTVRRDLTRYEELDKEAQAQMNEELSGWKLVVADVFRAPSHPQLLCVMVGDGVQILGMAVVTILFAALGFMSPASRGTLITGMLFFYLVLGIAAGYAAVRIWKTIRCGDPSGWASVSWRVACFFPGIAFLILTMLNFLLWGSHSTGAIPISLFIVLLLLWFCISVPLTLVGGLLGAKTPHFEYPVRTNQIPREIPPQKYPSWLLVLGAGTLPFGTLFIELFFIMSSIWMGRVYYVFGFLFIVLILLVVVCAEVSLVLTYMHLCVEDWKWWWKSFFSSGSVAIYIFLYSVNYLVFDLKSLSGPVSATLYLGYSLLMVIAIMLATGTIGFISSFWFVHYLFSSVKLD, from the coding sequence ATGATGGGTTTCGCGGCGAGATCCGGGGCCAAGATGGGAATTATCTCGAGATTTAGGCTCTGGATcttgttgttcttgttgtttttcttATCTGGAGAAGGGTTTTATCTCCCCGGGAGCTACCCCCATAAGTACATGGTGGGAGACACCCTGTCGGTGAAGGTGAACTCTCTCACCTCCATCGACACCGAGATTCCTTTCAGCTACTACAGCCTTCCCTTCTGCAAGCCCCAAGAAGGCATCAAGGACAGCGCCGAGAACCTCGGCGAGCTCCTCATGGGCGATCGCATCGAGAACTCCCCCTATCGCTTCAAGATGTTCACCAACGAGTCCGACATCCTCCTCTGCCGAACCGGTCCTCTGTCCACCCAAGATTTTAATCTCCTCAAGAAGAGGATCGATGAGATGTATCAGATTAATCTGATTCTTGATAATCTCCCGGCGATCCGGTACACCAATAAAGGTGATTACGTCCTCCGGTGGACTGGGTATCCGGTAGGGATCCGGGCGGGCGACGCCTATTATGTGTTCAACCACCTGAAGTTCACAGTTTTGGTGCACAAATACGAGGAGACCAATGTAGCGAAGGTGATGGGCACTGGGGATGCCTCTGCTGCGATCCCCTCCTTGGACAAGTCTGGTTCTGGCTCGCCTGGGTGGATGGTCGTCGGGTTCGAGGTCGTTCCTTGCAGTTTCCAGCATGATTCAGAGTCCATCAAGAATCTGAAGATGTACGACAAGTACCCGGCGAAGATTCAGTGTGATTCCACTACGGTGGCCATGAGCATGAAAGAAAAGCAGCCCATTGTTTTCACCTATGAGGTCTCTTTCGTGGAGAGCGATATCAAGTGGCCATCCCGATGGGATGCTTACCTGAAGATGGAGGGAGCCAAGGTTCACTGGTTCTCAATCCTCAATTCACTCATGGTGATTGCCTTCCTTGCTGGCATTGTTCTTGTTATCTTCTTGAGAACCGTCAGGAGGGATTTGACCCGATATGAGGAGCTTGATAAGGAGGCACAGGCGCAGATGAATGAGGAGCTCTCGGGATGGAAGCTCGTAGTTGCGGATGTTTTCAGGGCACCGAGCCATCCACAGCTGCTCTGTGTGATGGTGGGAGATGGGGTTCAGATTCTTGGTATGGCAGTGGTGACCATCTTGTTTGCTGCGCTAGGGTTTATGTCCCCAGCTTCTAGGGGAACTCTTATCACTGGTATGCTGTTCTTCTACTTAGTACTTGGAATCGCTGCTGGGTATGCTGCTGTTAGGATTTGGAAGACTATCAGATGTGGGGATCCTTCTGGATGGGCTTCAGTCTCATGGCGCGTTGCTTGCTTCTTTCCTGGTATCGCCTTCTTGATCCTGACCATGCTGAATTTCCTCTTGTGGGGTAGCCATAGCACAGGGGCCATCCCTATTTCTTTGTTCATCGTACTGCTCTTGCTTTGGTTCTGCATCTCGGTCCCGCTTACACTTGTGGGTGGATTACTCGGTGCCAAAACTCCCCATTTTGAGTATCCTGTGAGGACCAATCAGATCCCACGAGAGATTCCTCCACAAAAATACCCGTCATGGTTGCTGGTTCTGGGGGCTGGGACCCTGCCATTCGGCACCCTTTTCATTGAGCTCTTCTTCATAATGTCTAGCATTTGGATGGGTCGTGTCTATTATGTCTTTGGCTTTCTCTTTATTGTGTTGATTCTCCTCGTGGTTGTGTGCGCCGAAGTTTCTTTGGTCCTCACTTACATGCATCTGTGTGTGGAGGATTGGAAGTGGTGGTGGAAATCCTTCTTCTCATCAGGATCAGTGGCTATATATATCTTCTTATACTCAGTGAACTATCTTGTGTTCGATCTTAAGAGTCTAAGCGGGCCCGTATCTGCCACTCTCTACCTTGGGTACTCTCTCCTGATGGTTATTGCTATCATGCTTGCAACCGGCACCATTGGATTCATTTCTTCGTTCTGGTTCGTGCATTATCTCTTCTCTTCGGTGAAACTAGACTGA